A region of Chitinivorax sp. B DNA encodes the following proteins:
- a CDS encoding ferritin-like domain-containing protein yields the protein MSVFRPKQATSGERAMIPIGLHSGAHAALTSSCIVDKLARTNALYAAWRAGKLTWDEMTPVLPICRPGRPERPLLVPPNQVARRQLSTLDGRVALVHSIAHIEFNAVNLALDAVYRFHGMPEAYYGDWLKVAAEEACHFTLLAGRLAELGASYGDVSAHNGLWEMAVKTGHDVLVRMALVPRILEARGLDVTPGIQKRLRQCGDTVTADLLDIILCDEIGHVAIGNHWYRQLCEQRGLEPVDTFRHLYREYGAPMISQDLNRDARRRAGFDEIELQLLTSLSIGNPAM from the coding sequence ATGAGCGTTTTCCGTCCAAAACAGGCTACGTCAGGTGAACGAGCAATGATTCCCATCGGGCTTCATAGCGGGGCACATGCTGCATTGACCTCCAGTTGTATCGTAGATAAGTTGGCGCGGACTAATGCGTTGTATGCGGCGTGGCGAGCAGGTAAGTTGACGTGGGATGAAATGACACCCGTGCTGCCCATATGCCGGCCGGGCCGGCCCGAACGTCCGCTATTGGTACCGCCGAATCAGGTTGCACGACGTCAACTGAGCACGCTGGATGGTCGGGTTGCATTGGTGCATTCGATTGCACACATTGAGTTCAATGCTGTGAATTTGGCATTGGATGCGGTCTATCGATTTCATGGTATGCCTGAAGCGTATTATGGGGATTGGTTGAAAGTGGCGGCGGAAGAGGCCTGTCACTTTACTTTGCTGGCAGGCCGCCTGGCGGAGTTGGGCGCCAGTTATGGCGATGTCAGCGCGCATAATGGTCTGTGGGAAATGGCCGTAAAGACCGGCCATGACGTGTTGGTCAGAATGGCGCTGGTTCCTCGTATTCTGGAAGCGCGAGGCCTGGACGTGACACCTGGTATTCAAAAGCGGTTGCGGCAGTGCGGTGATACAGTGACGGCTGATTTGTTGGATATCATTTTATGTGACGAGATTGGTCATGTTGCCATTGGCAATCATTGGTATCGCCAACTTTGCGAACAGCGTGGGCTGGAGCCAGTTGACACATTCCGGCACCTTTATCGGGAATATGGTGCGCCCATGATTTCGCAAGATCTGAATCGGGATGCCCGGCGTCGGGCCGGATTTGATGAGATCGAATTGCAGCTGCTGACCTCGCTCAGCATCGGAAACCCGGCCATGTAA
- a CDS encoding alpha/beta fold hydrolase — MKVNFVTCWQCIPVIGGLSAMLMISQAIATNSTLVFESCRIDDLPSAVQCAMVEAPLAPSDNRSIRVQVVRLPALTRNPMPDPVVLLAGGPGQAASQLGRLTLALNALRRERDVLLIDQRGTGRSQSLDCKLPSEDDPLPDLLAGRLLPEGAKHCFDTLRDVAGYYATHDYIRDLELVRQRLGIRQFNLWGGSYGTRVVQEYLRLHPERVRTAVMDGVVPPDVRLTIDIAGNNEARMASIVADCQRSPTCRAAYPRLQQTMANLPQRLNQSPLPVDQPHPWRATRLMGRFGHAGLAASLGAMLYQPETQAWVPRLLHLAGQGEVAPLLAAYSQLSQQMGEQVNSLLYFAVACVEDGVVDGVPPNRLHLFSPMQSMAREVCQAWRLPAKPLSGMVKSNVPTLLLSGGLDPVTPPAYANRVAQGLVNRYQLLAPQLGHVISPNRCIPRVIHEFIRDAKAGQVAKECELQLKTMPPLPFFVSDKEARP, encoded by the coding sequence ATGAAAGTCAATTTTGTCACGTGTTGGCAGTGTATTCCGGTCATTGGCGGATTGAGCGCGATGTTGATGATCAGCCAAGCAATTGCCACAAATTCTACGTTGGTGTTCGAATCCTGCCGGATTGATGATTTACCCAGTGCCGTACAGTGTGCAATGGTCGAAGCACCGTTGGCGCCAAGTGATAACCGCAGCATTCGGGTGCAGGTAGTGCGATTGCCGGCGCTGACCCGTAATCCGATGCCAGATCCAGTCGTTTTGCTGGCAGGCGGGCCCGGTCAGGCGGCCAGTCAGCTGGGCCGCCTGACGCTGGCGCTGAACGCGCTGCGACGAGAGCGGGATGTGTTGCTGATTGATCAGCGAGGTACCGGGCGCAGTCAGTCGCTGGATTGCAAGTTGCCATCTGAAGACGATCCACTGCCGGATCTGCTGGCGGGACGACTGTTGCCAGAAGGCGCAAAGCATTGTTTTGACACTTTGCGCGACGTGGCTGGCTATTATGCTACCCATGACTATATCCGTGATCTGGAGCTGGTTCGTCAACGGTTGGGGATCAGGCAATTCAATTTGTGGGGTGGGTCATACGGCACCCGGGTGGTACAGGAATACCTGCGATTACATCCTGAGCGGGTGCGTACGGCGGTAATGGATGGCGTGGTGCCACCCGATGTAAGGTTGACGATCGACATTGCAGGTAACAACGAAGCACGCATGGCGTCGATTGTGGCGGACTGCCAGCGTTCGCCCACTTGCCGAGCAGCCTATCCTCGGCTTCAGCAAACCATGGCAAATTTGCCACAACGTCTGAATCAATCCCCTTTGCCGGTAGACCAACCGCACCCATGGCGTGCCACGCGTTTGATGGGCCGGTTTGGCCATGCTGGTCTGGCGGCCAGTCTGGGTGCAATGCTCTATCAGCCTGAAACCCAGGCTTGGGTACCACGCTTGCTGCATCTGGCGGGGCAAGGTGAGGTGGCTCCGTTGTTGGCCGCTTATAGTCAACTGAGTCAGCAAATGGGCGAACAGGTCAACAGCTTGCTGTATTTTGCCGTCGCCTGTGTTGAGGATGGTGTGGTGGATGGGGTGCCACCCAATCGGCTGCACCTGTTCAGTCCGATGCAGAGCATGGCTCGTGAGGTTTGTCAGGCATGGCGTTTGCCTGCAAAGCCACTGTCGGGGATGGTGAAGTCCAATGTTCCGACTTTGTTGCTGTCAGGGGGACTCGATCCGGTTACGCCGCCGGCTTATGCGAACAGGGTGGCGCAGGGTTTGGTCAACCGTTATCAATTGCTGGCACCGCAACTGGGCCATGTCATCAGTCCAAACCGTTGTATTCCACGTGTCATTCACGAATTCATCCGCGATGCTAAGGCTGGCCAGGTAGCCAAAGAGTGCGAGTTGCAGCTGAAGACAATGCCGCCACTTCCATTTTTCGTCAGCGACAAGGAGGCACGACCATGA
- a CDS encoding ATP-binding cassette domain-containing protein: MIAVECIAKRFVLKEGRLIRKRREVVALREVSFAARSGQITGLLGPNGAGKTTLLRIIAGVLRADAGRIQVDGVDVAQDLLGLRTRMGVLGDAKGLYPRLTASENIRYFGQLHGIPTNRLQQRTNQLIEQLSMQTIADRPTAGFSQGERMKTAIARILVHDPDIVLLDEPTNGLDILATRAMRTLIRTLKADGKTVLFSSHVMQEVGELCDEVVIINKGGVAAQGTPETIRKQTGSATLEDAFVRVLGTEEGLFA, encoded by the coding sequence ATGATCGCCGTGGAATGCATCGCCAAGCGTTTCGTGCTCAAGGAGGGCAGGTTGATTCGCAAACGGCGCGAGGTAGTGGCATTGCGAGAAGTCAGCTTTGCCGCCCGCTCCGGGCAGATCACCGGCTTGCTGGGCCCTAACGGCGCTGGCAAGACCACGTTGTTGCGCATTATTGCCGGTGTGTTGCGGGCGGATGCTGGCCGTATTCAAGTGGATGGGGTGGATGTTGCACAAGATCTCCTTGGCCTGCGTACACGAATGGGTGTGCTGGGTGATGCAAAGGGGTTGTATCCGCGGCTGACCGCAAGTGAAAATATTCGTTACTTTGGTCAGTTGCACGGCATCCCGACAAATCGCCTGCAGCAGCGAACCAATCAGTTGATCGAACAGCTCTCCATGCAAACTATTGCAGATCGACCTACTGCCGGATTCTCGCAGGGTGAGCGGATGAAAACGGCAATAGCTCGTATTCTGGTACATGATCCGGATATCGTGTTGCTGGATGAACCCACCAATGGCCTGGATATTCTTGCGACACGTGCCATGCGCACGTTGATTCGTACCCTGAAGGCCGACGGAAAGACGGTGCTGTTTTCCAGTCACGTGATGCAGGAGGTAGGCGAATTGTGCGATGAGGTGGTGATCATCAACAAGGGTGGTGTGGCGGCGCAGGGTACACCGGAAACCATTCGCAAGCAGACCGGTAGCGCCACGTTGGAAGATGCCTTTGTCAGAGTGTTGGGGACGGAAGAGGGCTTGTTCGCATGA